The Tripterygium wilfordii isolate XIE 37 chromosome 4, ASM1340144v1, whole genome shotgun sequence genome has a window encoding:
- the LOC119997033 gene encoding receptor-like protein 45, which produces MEYLKCWMRVVVVMLVLLNGLGWSHGCVDQEREALLQLKPFFNGLNWPESSNSSKCCEWERVECNVTTGRVIKLSLYNIPSWTDWFVNTSYNIESRTKWYLNVSYFLPFEQLISLDLSGNDISGCVENQGFEILSSRLKKLEALDLSGNNFNESIISSLSGLSSLKSLYLDDNEMGTSLDTNGFASLWRLSNLELLDLSYNKFNNSIMSSLRSLLSIKDLNLAYNELSGTINMQGFNNLVNLKKLDMQFNEITGFESFKGYVEVLDLSYNRCNSSVFASLNGLSQLRSLNLSGNQLIGSVHLKGLVGLRNLEELQLNDNSIEEIAGPEGGNASLNKLKVLGLASLETNGKGTVLKPLGALSSLKTLDLQGNILNETNTLQGLFNLSTLEELFLDSSSLHKDFLRSHVGSSTSLKVLHLRNCGLKHTLPNQGWCELKNLEEIDLGDNELEGALPPCMANMSSLHTLRVTGNQFTGNIASSPIPNLKSIESVSLGYNHFQVALKPFANHSSLKIVLADGNELIEEAPSHSWTPEFQLEVLSLSNCMAKNSNASFLDFLYHQFSLRYLDLSGSKFGGTFPSWLFENNTRLQQIYLVDNSFVGQFQLPSHPNPNMSVIDISHNKLGGQIPSNISFIFPNLMVLNISENSYQGTIPPSVGELKSLQVLDLSNNQFSGEIKEQLANNRFRLIKLSNNKFSGPLPTMFDPVSLEVLLLDGNKFVGEIPDFSSLKDLERLDISHNSLSGKLARTIANMSTLSTLVLSNNQFEGSIPTEFCKLYNLRFLDLSRNNLSGSIPPCFSDLANLEHVHLRDNKLSGPIPHAFLNCSGLRVLDLGVNNFKGTIPNWIGNFMSLGALLLQANNLHGDIPLELCRLQQLNMLVLSSNNLSGHLPICLSNLSLTTGDLLSYQEPDIYPYMGVFQNFEDSFLDLGDRFISPIHEVIEFRTKSNSLNYTGNILDDMYGIDLSCNRFSGEIPIEFGNFSNVRSLNLSHNNLIGLIPATFSNLKQLESLDLSYNDLNGRIPPQLIEVTSLAVFIVAHNNLSGPVPTKNQFGTFNESSYEGNPFLCGSSLNKSCNKTNVDSPATYPVIEQSEDDDFMDMTDFCISFVVAYAVILLGMAIVLYINPYWRQAWFYHIEVCINTCYYFVVDKFQ; this is translated from the exons atggagtACTTGAAATGTTGGATGAGAGTGGTAGTAGTCATGTTGGTTCTGCTAAATGGGCTGGGTTGGAGTCATGGGTGTGTGGACCAAGAGAGGGAGGCTCTCTTACAACTCAAACCTTTCTTTAATGGCTTAAATTGGCCAGAGAGTAGTAATTCTTCAAAGTGTTGTGAGTGGGAGAGGGTGGAGTGCAATGTCACGACTGGAAGAGTAATCAAACTCTCTCTCTATAATATACCAAGCTGGACAGATTGGTTTGTCAACACCTCTTATAATATAGAAAGCAGGACAAAGTGGTATCTCAACGTCTCTTATTTTCTTCCCTTTGAACAACTCATAAGTCTCGACTTGAGCGGCAATGATATATCTGGCTGTGTGGAGAACCAAG GATTTGAAATATTGTCGTCAAGGTTGAAGAAACTAGAGGCCCTCGACTTGAGTGGGAATAATTTCAATGAGAGCATTATATCGTCTCTCAGTGGCTTATCTTCTCTCAAGTCTCTCTATCTAGATGATAATGAAATGGGAACAAGCTTAGACACCAACG GTTTTGCAAGTCTATGGAGGTTAAGCAATTTAGAGCTTCTTGATTTGAGCTATAACAAATTCAACAATAGCATCATGTCATCTTTACGTAGTCTTTTATCTATAAAAGATTTAAATCTTGCGTATAACGAATTGAGTGGAACAATTAATATGCaag gTTTTAATAATCTCGTCAACTTGAAGAAGTTGGATATGCAATTCAATGAGATTACAGGTTTTGAATCATTTAAAG GTTATGTGGAGGTCCTCGATTTGAGCTATAACCGCTGCAACAGTAGTGTTTTTGCATCCCTTAATGGACTTTCACAACTCCGGTCTCTAAATTTATCAGGAAATCAATTGATAGGATCAGTACATCTTAAAG GGTTGGTAGGTTTGAGGAACTTGGAGGAGCTACAACTAAATGACAACAGCATTGAAGAGATTGCGGGACCTGAAGGTGGTAATGCAAGCTTGAACAAGTTAAAGGTGCTTGGTCTGGCATCTCTCGAAACCAATGGTAAAGGCACTGTGCTAAAACCATTAGGGGCACTATCATCTCTCAAGACGCTTGATCTTCAAGGAAATATTTTGAATGAAACAAATACACTTCAAG GGTTGTTTAATTTGAGTACCCTGGAAGAATTATTTCTAGACTCCTCTAGCCTTCACAAAGATTTTCTCCGTAGTCATGTTGGGTCTTCCACTTCTCTCAAAGTTCTGCATTTGCGTAATTGTGGTCTCAAACACACTCTACCCAACCAAG GTTGGTGTGAATTAAAAAACTTGGAGGAGATTGATCTTGGTGACAATGAACTTGAAGGAGCACTTCCACCATGTATGGCAAACATGTCATCTCTTCACACTTTGCGTGTTACTGGCAATCAATTCACTGGAAATATTGCTTCCAGTCCTATACCCAATCTCAAGTCGATTGAATCCGTTTCACTTGGATATAATCACTTTCAAGTAGCCCTAAAGCCATTCGCAAACCACTCAAGCCTAAAAATTGTTTTGGCAGATGGTAACGAATTGATTGAAGAAGCTCCCTCGCATTCTTGGACTCCAGAATTCCAACTAGAGGTGTTGAGTTTGTCAAATTGCATGGCAAAGAATTCAAATGCAAGTTTTCTCGACTTCTTATACCATCAATTCAGCTTGAGATATCTTGACCTCTCTGGTTCAAAGTTCGGGGGAACATTCCCCAGTTGGTTGTTTGAGAACAACACAAGATTACAACAGATTTACTTGGTGGATAACTCATTTGTGGGTCAGTTTCAATTGCCGTCGCATCCTAATCCAAACATGTCTGTAATAGACATATCCCACAACAAGTTAGGAGGTCAGATTCCGTCAaatatttctttcatttttccaaATCTAATGGTCTTAAATATATCTGAGAATTCCTACCAAGGTACCATCCCTCCAAGCGTGGGTGAGCTAAAGTCTTTACAAGTTCTAGACCTCTCAAACAATCAATTTTCAGGAGAAATAAAAGAGCAACTTGCTAACAATCGGTTTCGTCTCATCAAGCTCTCAAACAACAAATTTTCTGGGCCCCTTCCTACCATGTTTGATCCAGTAAGTTTGGAAGTTTTGCTGTTGGATGGAAATAAATTTGTTGGGGAAATACCTGATTTCTCGTCATTGAAAGATTTGGAAAGATTGGATATCAGCCATAACTCTTTGTCAGGTAAGCTTGCAAGAACAATAGCCAATATGTCAACATTGAGCACACTAGTTCTGTCCAATAATCAATTTGAGGGTTCTATTCCGACAGAATTCTGCAAACTTTATAACCTTCGATTCTTGGATCTCTCTAGAAATAATTTATCCGGGTCTATACCACCTTGTTTCAGTGACTTAGCTAATCTGGAGCATGTCCATTTGAGAGACAACAAATTGAGTGGTCCTATTCCACATGCTTTTCTGAATTGCAGTGGTTTGCGGGTTTTGGATCTTGGAGTTAACAACTTCAAGGGAACAATACCAAATTGGATTGGTAACTTCATGAGTTTGGGTGCTCTTCTTTTGCAAGCAAATAATTTACATGGCGATATTCCCCTTGAGTTATGCCGTTTGCAACAATTGAATATGTTGGTTCTTTCCTCGAATAATCTATCTGGACACTTACCTATTTGCTTAAGCAATTTGTCATTGACAACAGGTGACTTGCTGTCTTACCAAGAACCTGACATATATCCCTATATGGGAGTTTTCCAAAATTTTGAGGACTCTTTTCTAGATCTTGGTGATCGTTTCATATCCCCTATACATGAAGTTATAGAGTTTAGAACAAAGAGCAACTCCCTTAATTACACGGGAAATATCTTGGACGACATGTATGGAATCGATCTTTCTTGTAACAGATTCTCAGGTGAAATCCCTATTGAGTTCGGAAACTTCAGCAATGTCAGATCGTTAAACTTATCGCACAACAATCTGATAGGCTTAATCCCAGCAACGTTCTCAAACCTGAAGCAGCTAGAGAGTCTggatctttcgtacaacgatttaAATGGTCGAATTCCACCGCAATTGATTGAGGTAACCTCTTTGGCAGTGTTTATTGTGGCACATAACAACTTATCAGGCCCAGTTCCGACGAAAAATCAATTTGGGACTTTTAATGAGAGCAGTTACGAAGGAAATCCTTTCCTTTGTGGATCCTCATTAAATAAAAGCTGCAACAAGACTAATGTTGATTCACCAGCTACATATCCCGTTATTGAGCAAAGCGAGGATGATGATTTCATGGACATGACTGATTTCTGTATAAGCTTTGTAGTGGCCTATGCCGTGATACTATTGGGTATGGCAATAGTCCTGTACATAAATCCATATTGGCGACAAGCATGGTTTTACCACATCGaagtatgcatcaacacttgCTACTATTTTGTGGTGGATAAGTTCCAATAA
- the LOC119996238 gene encoding receptor-like protein 15 isoform X1: MEHLKRWIRVVVMILVFQNGLGWSHGCVDQESEALLQLKPFFNGLNWPESSNSSECCEWEMVECNTTTGRITKLSLAQGVMETTEWYLNVSYFLPFEQLKSLDLHSNYIVGCVENEGFEVLWLRLKKLEVLDLRWNNFNDSIISSLSGFSSLKVLYLVNNEMGTTLDTKGFESLWQLSNLEILDLSWNYFNNSLLSSLRGLSSLKELYLGINHLSGTINMEDFNGIFNLKKLDVNFNEITGFESFKGDLEFLDLTNNNFTNSVFASLSGLSHLKTLNLSNNQLKGSTHLKGLCELKNLEELDLGDNELEGPLPPCMANLSSLHTLRLIRNQFTENIASTPIPNLKSIEILSLGSNHFQISLKPFANHSSLKYFLANEGNELIDEAASQPWTPKFQLEVLSLSNCIPKNSNANLFSFLYNQFNLRYLDLSGSKFGGVFPSWLFENNARLEEIYLADNSFVGQFLWPSHPNPRISWIDISHNKLKGHIPSNISSIFPNLVSLNISKNSFQGIIPPSFGNMKSLKFLDFSNNQLSGEIKEQFANTSLHLIKLSINNFSGSIPTLFDPAPLDFLLLDGNNFVGEIPDLSPFIYLISLDISHNSLSGRLPTWVGNMSNLLEIVMSDNQFEGSVPLEFCKLYKLKFLDLSWNELSGYIPPCFGELADLENVHLRGNKLSGPIPHAFLNCTGLRIIDLGENNFTGTIPNWIGNFLNLGALLLQANNLHGEIPIELCGLQQLNMLVLSSNNLSGRLPICLSNLLLTTTGVSYQAFTWSPYIDGVPTFKDSYSDLGRFGSPIQEVLVYITKSNSLNYTGYILDHMYGIDLSCNRFSGEIPIEFGKLSNVRSLNLSHNNLTGLIPTTFSNLKQLESLDLSYNDLHGRIPQQLSEVTSLAVFVVAHNNFSGSIPTKNQFGTFNESNYEGNPFLCGPPLNKSCGGTNFTSPTTYPFIEQSEDDSFMDMIGFWVSFVVTYTIILFGMVIILYINTYWRAAWFYHIEVFINTCYYFVVDKFE; the protein is encoded by the exons ATGGAACATTTGAAACGTTGGATAAGAGTGGTGGTAATGATATTGGTGTTCCAAAATGGGCTGGGTTGGAGTCATGGGTGTGTGGACCAAGAGAGCGAGGCTCTCTTACAACTCAAACCTTTCTTTAATGGCTTAAATTGGCCAGAGAGTAGCAATTCTTCAGAGTGTTGCGAGTGGGAAATGGTGGAGTGCAATACCACTACTGGCAGAATAACCAAGCTCTCTCTTGCTCAAGGAGTAATGGAGACAACGGAGTGGTATCTCAATGTCTCttattttcttccatttgaaCAACTCAAAAGTCTCGACTTACACAGCAATTATATAGTTGGTTGTGTGGAGAACGAAG GATTTGAAGTATTGTGGTTGAGGTTGAAGAAACTGGAAGTCCTTGACTTACGTTGGAATAATTTCAATGACAGCATTATATCATCTCTGAGcggtttttcttctctcaaggtTCTTTATCTAGTTAACAATGAAATGGGAACTACCTTAGATACCAAAG GTTTCGAAAGTCTATGGCAATTGAGCAATTTAGAGATTCTTGATTTGAGCTGGAACTACTTCAACAACAGCCTTTTGTCATCCTTACGTGGTCTTTCTTCTTTAAAAGAATTATATCTTGGGATCAACCATCTAAGTGGAACAATTAATATGGAAG ATTTTAATGGTATCTTCAACTTAAAGAAATTGGATGTGAATTTCAATGAGATTACCGGCTTTGAATCATTTAAAG GCGATTTGGAGTTCCTCGATTTGACCAATAACAACTTCACCAACAGTGTTTTTGCATCCCTTAGTGGACTTTCACATCTGAAGACTCTAAATTTATCAAACAATCAATTGAAAGGATCAACACACCTCAAAG GCTTGTGTGAGTTGAAAAACTTGGAGGAGCTTGATCTTGGTGACAATGAACTTGAAGGACCACTTCCACCATGTATGGCAAACCTGTCATCTCTTCACACTTTGCGACTCATTCGCAATCAATTCACTGAAAATATTGCTTCCACTCCTATACCCAATCTCAAGTCCATTGAAATCCTCTCACTTGGATCTAATCACTTTCAAATATCCCTCAAGCCATTTGCAAATCACTCAAGTCTAAAATATTTCTTGGCTAATGAAGGTAACGAGTTGATTGACGAAGCTGCCTCTCAACCTTGGACTCCAAAATTCCAACTTGAGGTGTTGAGTTTGTCAAATTGCATACCAAAGAATTCAAATGCAAACCTTTTCAGCTTCTTATACAATCAATTCAACTTGAGATATCTTGACCTCTCTGGTTCAAAGTTTGGTGGAGTATTCCCTAGTTGGTTGTTTGAGAACAACGCAAGATTAGAAGAGATTTACTTGGCCGATAACTCATTTGTCGGTCAGTTTCTATGGCCATCACATCCTAATCCACGCATATCTTGGATAGACATATCCCACAACAAGTTGAAGGGTCACATTCCGTCAAATATATCTTCCATTTTTCCAAATCTAGTGTCCTTAAACATATCTAAGAATTCCTTTCAAGGTATCATCCCTCCAAGTTTTGGTAACATGAAGTCCTTGAAATTTCTGGATTTTTCAAATAATCAGCTGTCTGGAGAAATAAAAGAGCAATTTGCTAACACTTCGTTGCATCTCATCAAACTCTCAATCAATAATTTTTCTGGTAGCATTCCTACCTTGTTTGACCCTGCTCCTTTGGATTTTCTATTGCTGGATGGAAATAACTTTGTTGGGGAGATACCTGATCTCTCACCATTCATatatttgatatcattggaTATCAGTCATAACTCTCTGTCAGGCAGGCTTCCAACTTGGGTAGGCAATATGTCAAACTTGTTGGAAATAGTTATGTCCGATAATCAATTTGAGGGTTCTGTTCCCTTAGAATTCTGCAAACTTTACAAACTTAAATTCTTAGATCTCTCATGGAACGAGTTATCTGGGTATATACCACCTTGTTTCGGGGAATTAGCAGATCTAGAGAATGTCCATTTGAGAGGAAACAAATTGAGTGGTCCCATTCCACATGCTTTTCTCAATTGCACTGGTTTGCGCATTATAGATCTTGGAGAAAACAACTTCACCGGAACAATACCAAATTGGATCGGTAACTTCCTAAATTTGGGTGCTCTTCTTCTGCAAGCAAATAATTTACATGGTGAAATTCCCATTGAGTTATGCGGTTTGCAACAATTGAACATGTTGGTTCTTTCCTCGAATAATCTATCTGGACGCTTACCTATTTGCTTAAGCAATTTGTTGTTAACAACAACAGGTGTGTCTTATCAAGCCTTTACATGGAGTCCTTATATCGATGGTGTTCCGACTTTCAAAGACTCTTATTCTGATCTTGGTCGTTTCGGTTCCCCCATACAAGAAGTTTTGGTGTATATAACAAAGAGTAACTCCCTTAATTACACAGGATACATCCTTGATCACATGTATGGAATCGATCTTTCTTGCAACAGATTCTCTGGTGAAATCCCCATTGAATTCGGAAAGTTAAGTAATGTCAGATCGTTAAACTTATCTCACAACAATCTGACAGGCTTAATTCCGACAACATTTTCAAACTTGAAGCAGCTAGAGAGTCTGGATCTTTCCTACAATGACTTACATGGTCGAATCCCCCAACAATTGAGTGAGGTAACCTCTTTGGCAGTGTTTGTTGTGGCTCATAACAACTTCTCAGGCTCAATTCCGACGAAAAATCAATTTGGGACTTTTAATGAGAGCAACTATGAAGGAAATCCCTTTCTTTGTGGACCCCCATTAAATAAGAGTTGTGGTGGTACTAATTTTACATCCCCAACTACGTATCCCTTTATTGAGCAAAGCGAAGACGATAGTTTCATGGACATGATTGGTTTCTGGGTGAGCTTTGTGGTGACCTACACCATTATACTATTCGGTATGGTAATAATCTtgtacataaatacatattggCGAGCAGCGTGGTTTTACCACATCGAAGTATTCATCAACACTTGCTACTATTTTGTGGTGGATAAGTTCGAATAA
- the LOC119996238 gene encoding receptor-like protein 13 isoform X2 codes for MEHLKRWIRVVVMILVFQNGLGWSHGCVDQESEALLQLKPFFNGLNWPESSNSSECCEWEMVECNTTTGRITKLSLAQGVMETTEWYLNVSYFLPFEQLKSLDLHSNYIVGCVENEGFEVLWLRLKKLEVLDLRWNNFNDSIISSLSGFSSLKVLYLVNNEMGTTLDTKGFESLWQLSNLEILDLSWNYFNNSLLSSLRGLSSLKELYLGINHLSGTINMEDFNGIFNLKKLDVNFNEITGFESFKGDLEFLDLTNNNFTNSVFASLSGLSHLKTLNLSNNQLKGSTHLKGLCELKNLEELDLGDNELEGPLPPCMANLSSLHTLRLIRNQFTENIASTPIPNLKSIEILSLGSNHFQISLKPFANHSSLKYFLANEGNELIDEAASQPWTPKFQLEVLSLSNCIPKNSNANLFSFLYNQFNLRYLDLSGSKFGGVFPSWLFENNARLEEIYLADNSFVGQFLWPSHPNPRISWIDISHNKLKGHIPSNISSIFPNLVSLNISKNSFQGIIPPSFGNMKSLKFLDFSNNQLSGEIKEQFANTSLHLIKLSINNFSGSIPTLFDPAPLDFLLLDGNNFVGEIPDLSPFIYLISLDISHNSLSGRLPTWVGNMSNLLEIVMSDNQFEGSVPLEFCKLYKLKFLDLSWNELSGYIPPCFGELADLENVHLRGNKLSGPIPHAFLNCTGLRIIDLGENNFTGTIPNWIGVSYQAFTWSPYIDGVPTFKDSYSDLGRFGSPIQEVLVYITKSNSLNYTGYILDHMYGIDLSCNRFSGEIPIEFGKLSNVRSLNLSHNNLTGLIPTTFSNLKQLESLDLSYNDLHGRIPQQLSEVTSLAVFVVAHNNFSGSIPTKNQFGTFNESNYEGNPFLCGPPLNKSCGGTNFTSPTTYPFIEQSEDDSFMDMIGFWVSFVVTYTIILFGMVIILYINTYWRAAWFYHIEVFINTCYYFVVDKFE; via the exons ATGGAACATTTGAAACGTTGGATAAGAGTGGTGGTAATGATATTGGTGTTCCAAAATGGGCTGGGTTGGAGTCATGGGTGTGTGGACCAAGAGAGCGAGGCTCTCTTACAACTCAAACCTTTCTTTAATGGCTTAAATTGGCCAGAGAGTAGCAATTCTTCAGAGTGTTGCGAGTGGGAAATGGTGGAGTGCAATACCACTACTGGCAGAATAACCAAGCTCTCTCTTGCTCAAGGAGTAATGGAGACAACGGAGTGGTATCTCAATGTCTCttattttcttccatttgaaCAACTCAAAAGTCTCGACTTACACAGCAATTATATAGTTGGTTGTGTGGAGAACGAAG GATTTGAAGTATTGTGGTTGAGGTTGAAGAAACTGGAAGTCCTTGACTTACGTTGGAATAATTTCAATGACAGCATTATATCATCTCTGAGcggtttttcttctctcaaggtTCTTTATCTAGTTAACAATGAAATGGGAACTACCTTAGATACCAAAG GTTTCGAAAGTCTATGGCAATTGAGCAATTTAGAGATTCTTGATTTGAGCTGGAACTACTTCAACAACAGCCTTTTGTCATCCTTACGTGGTCTTTCTTCTTTAAAAGAATTATATCTTGGGATCAACCATCTAAGTGGAACAATTAATATGGAAG ATTTTAATGGTATCTTCAACTTAAAGAAATTGGATGTGAATTTCAATGAGATTACCGGCTTTGAATCATTTAAAG GCGATTTGGAGTTCCTCGATTTGACCAATAACAACTTCACCAACAGTGTTTTTGCATCCCTTAGTGGACTTTCACATCTGAAGACTCTAAATTTATCAAACAATCAATTGAAAGGATCAACACACCTCAAAG GCTTGTGTGAGTTGAAAAACTTGGAGGAGCTTGATCTTGGTGACAATGAACTTGAAGGACCACTTCCACCATGTATGGCAAACCTGTCATCTCTTCACACTTTGCGACTCATTCGCAATCAATTCACTGAAAATATTGCTTCCACTCCTATACCCAATCTCAAGTCCATTGAAATCCTCTCACTTGGATCTAATCACTTTCAAATATCCCTCAAGCCATTTGCAAATCACTCAAGTCTAAAATATTTCTTGGCTAATGAAGGTAACGAGTTGATTGACGAAGCTGCCTCTCAACCTTGGACTCCAAAATTCCAACTTGAGGTGTTGAGTTTGTCAAATTGCATACCAAAGAATTCAAATGCAAACCTTTTCAGCTTCTTATACAATCAATTCAACTTGAGATATCTTGACCTCTCTGGTTCAAAGTTTGGTGGAGTATTCCCTAGTTGGTTGTTTGAGAACAACGCAAGATTAGAAGAGATTTACTTGGCCGATAACTCATTTGTCGGTCAGTTTCTATGGCCATCACATCCTAATCCACGCATATCTTGGATAGACATATCCCACAACAAGTTGAAGGGTCACATTCCGTCAAATATATCTTCCATTTTTCCAAATCTAGTGTCCTTAAACATATCTAAGAATTCCTTTCAAGGTATCATCCCTCCAAGTTTTGGTAACATGAAGTCCTTGAAATTTCTGGATTTTTCAAATAATCAGCTGTCTGGAGAAATAAAAGAGCAATTTGCTAACACTTCGTTGCATCTCATCAAACTCTCAATCAATAATTTTTCTGGTAGCATTCCTACCTTGTTTGACCCTGCTCCTTTGGATTTTCTATTGCTGGATGGAAATAACTTTGTTGGGGAGATACCTGATCTCTCACCATTCATatatttgatatcattggaTATCAGTCATAACTCTCTGTCAGGCAGGCTTCCAACTTGGGTAGGCAATATGTCAAACTTGTTGGAAATAGTTATGTCCGATAATCAATTTGAGGGTTCTGTTCCCTTAGAATTCTGCAAACTTTACAAACTTAAATTCTTAGATCTCTCATGGAACGAGTTATCTGGGTATATACCACCTTGTTTCGGGGAATTAGCAGATCTAGAGAATGTCCATTTGAGAGGAAACAAATTGAGTGGTCCCATTCCACATGCTTTTCTCAATTGCACTGGTTTGCGCATTATAGATCTTGGAGAAAACAACTTCACCGGAACAATACCAAATTGGATCG GTGTGTCTTATCAAGCCTTTACATGGAGTCCTTATATCGATGGTGTTCCGACTTTCAAAGACTCTTATTCTGATCTTGGTCGTTTCGGTTCCCCCATACAAGAAGTTTTGGTGTATATAACAAAGAGTAACTCCCTTAATTACACAGGATACATCCTTGATCACATGTATGGAATCGATCTTTCTTGCAACAGATTCTCTGGTGAAATCCCCATTGAATTCGGAAAGTTAAGTAATGTCAGATCGTTAAACTTATCTCACAACAATCTGACAGGCTTAATTCCGACAACATTTTCAAACTTGAAGCAGCTAGAGAGTCTGGATCTTTCCTACAATGACTTACATGGTCGAATCCCCCAACAATTGAGTGAGGTAACCTCTTTGGCAGTGTTTGTTGTGGCTCATAACAACTTCTCAGGCTCAATTCCGACGAAAAATCAATTTGGGACTTTTAATGAGAGCAACTATGAAGGAAATCCCTTTCTTTGTGGACCCCCATTAAATAAGAGTTGTGGTGGTACTAATTTTACATCCCCAACTACGTATCCCTTTATTGAGCAAAGCGAAGACGATAGTTTCATGGACATGATTGGTTTCTGGGTGAGCTTTGTGGTGACCTACACCATTATACTATTCGGTATGGTAATAATCTtgtacataaatacatattggCGAGCAGCGTGGTTTTACCACATCGAAGTATTCATCAACACTTGCTACTATTTTGTGGTGGATAAGTTCGAATAA